A genomic region of Leptolyngbya sp. NIES-2104 contains the following coding sequences:
- the dnaG gene encoding DNA primase: protein MNVPRLHPDTIEQVKQRADIVDVVSEHVVLKKQGKDFVGLCPFHDDKSPSFSVSPSKQFYYCFSCSAGGNTIKFLMELGKRNFSEVVLDLANKYQVPVQTLQAEDRQEFQRQQSVREQLYEILAITAKFYEHALQQSQGAEALTYLKRDRKLSSDTIQQFQLGYAPAGWETLCKYLVEQKRYPVAMVEKAGLLIPRKSGEGYYDRFRNRLMVPIHDSQGRVIGFGGRTLGEEQPKYLNSPETDLFDKGKTLFGLDKAKSAIAKQDQAIVVEGYFDVIALHAAGITNTVASLGTALSVAQVKQLLRYTESKRVVFNFDADRAGVQAAERAIGEIANLAYQGEVQLRILNIPDGKDPDDYLKNHPAQDYHNLLDRSPLWLDWQIEQAILNQDLKQSDQFQQAVMAIVSLLGNLPNPSLRTHYIHYCAELLSQGNSRLTQQIEENLRLQVRGQRWHGRSQKWQTPSDRNLLEECESQLLRLYLHAPEFRAQLRTAIDAQDLEFSLSHHRFLWRQICDIEQDNLDGDLFEALRDRTHDFPREMSQVFSLFELDEKTKRDILRAPLVIRSATAGIERVMCEKRYRHFLDLWEKTDLSTTPDLGQFYQQKAYVEKQRIAELDRLRQVSFVDLVQSPIAVD from the coding sequence ATGAACGTTCCACGCCTGCACCCGGATACGATCGAGCAAGTCAAACAACGTGCGGATATTGTAGACGTTGTTTCGGAACATGTTGTCTTGAAGAAACAGGGCAAAGATTTTGTGGGCTTGTGTCCGTTTCATGATGACAAATCTCCGAGCTTTTCGGTCAGTCCCAGCAAACAGTTTTACTACTGCTTTAGTTGCAGTGCAGGTGGGAATACGATCAAGTTTCTCATGGAGTTAGGCAAACGCAACTTTAGCGAAGTTGTTCTCGATTTAGCAAATAAATATCAAGTTCCAGTTCAAACGCTGCAAGCAGAAGACCGTCAAGAGTTCCAGCGGCAACAATCGGTTAGAGAGCAACTATACGAAATTCTGGCGATTACAGCGAAATTTTATGAACATGCGTTGCAGCAATCTCAAGGTGCGGAAGCATTGACATACTTGAAACGCGATCGCAAACTTTCTTCCGACACCATCCAACAGTTCCAACTCGGTTACGCTCCCGCAGGTTGGGAAACGCTTTGTAAGTATTTAGTCGAGCAAAAACGCTACCCGGTTGCAATGGTCGAGAAAGCCGGATTGTTAATTCCGCGCAAATCGGGAGAAGGGTATTACGATCGCTTCCGTAACCGTTTGATGGTTCCAATCCATGATTCGCAAGGTCGCGTGATTGGCTTTGGTGGACGGACTTTAGGCGAGGAACAGCCGAAGTATTTGAACTCTCCTGAAACCGATTTGTTTGATAAAGGAAAGACGCTGTTTGGATTGGACAAAGCAAAAAGCGCGATCGCGAAACAAGATCAAGCCATTGTGGTTGAAGGCTATTTTGATGTGATTGCACTTCACGCCGCTGGCATTACCAACACAGTTGCTTCTCTCGGAACGGCTCTCAGTGTGGCGCAAGTGAAACAGCTACTGCGCTACACCGAATCGAAGCGAGTTGTCTTTAACTTTGATGCCGATCGTGCGGGAGTTCAAGCAGCAGAAAGAGCGATCGGAGAAATTGCAAATCTCGCTTACCAAGGAGAAGTTCAGCTTCGGATTCTGAACATTCCCGATGGCAAAGATCCAGATGACTATCTCAAGAATCATCCTGCACAGGACTATCACAACTTACTCGATCGTTCTCCATTGTGGCTCGATTGGCAGATTGAACAAGCGATCCTCAATCAAGACCTAAAGCAATCTGATCAATTCCAACAAGCAGTAATGGCGATCGTATCTCTGCTTGGTAATCTGCCTAACCCTTCACTCAGAACCCACTACATTCATTACTGTGCAGAGCTTCTGAGCCAGGGGAACAGTCGATTAACGCAGCAAATCGAAGAGAATTTACGGCTCCAAGTTCGAGGGCAGCGGTGGCATGGTCGATCGCAGAAATGGCAAACTCCCAGCGATCGTAATCTACTCGAAGAATGTGAATCTCAGTTATTGCGGCTCTATCTTCACGCACCCGAATTTCGCGCCCAACTGAGAACCGCGATCGATGCCCAAGATCTAGAATTCAGCCTGTCACATCATCGATTCCTGTGGCGGCAAATCTGCGACATCGAGCAGGACAATCTTGATGGTGACTTATTTGAGGCATTGCGCGATCGCACTCACGATTTTCCACGTGAAATGTCTCAGGTGTTTTCGCTGTTTGAACTCGATGAAAAAACGAAGCGCGATATTCTCAGAGCACCGTTAGTGATTCGATCGGCAACAGCGGGAATTGAACGGGTAATGTGTGAAAAGCGCTATCGGCATTTCCTTGATCTTTGGGAAAAAACGGATCTGAGTACAACACCGGATCTCGGACAGTTCTATCAGCAAAAAGCGTACGTTGAGAAACAGCGGATTGCAGAACTCGATCGATTACGTCAGGTGAGTTTTGTTGATTTGGTGCAATCCCCGATTGCGGTTGATTAA
- a CDS encoding HD family hydrolase, which produces MQLTITRLQAQIQFIVEIDKLKHVLRQTLLMDKSRRENDAEHSWHLAMMAIVLSEYADPQVNLLRVLKMVLIHDLVEIDAGDTFCYDAIAVQDQSDREQKAADRLFGMLPENLEQELRSLWEEFDAKETLDAQFATALDRLQPLLHNYYTQGGTWKMANVTEAQVRKRMAPVLIGSSVLGEFVEELIQDAIRKGFILQFD; this is translated from the coding sequence ATGCAACTCACGATCACCAGACTCCAAGCGCAAATCCAATTCATCGTTGAAATCGATAAGCTGAAACACGTTTTACGGCAGACGCTACTGATGGACAAATCCAGACGTGAAAACGATGCAGAGCATTCTTGGCACCTAGCGATGATGGCGATCGTTCTTTCCGAATATGCTGATCCGCAAGTTAATTTACTGCGCGTTCTCAAAATGGTACTAATTCACGATTTAGTTGAGATCGATGCGGGAGATACCTTTTGTTACGACGCGATCGCAGTTCAAGATCAAAGCGATCGAGAACAAAAAGCCGCTGATCGATTGTTTGGAATGCTGCCGGAGAATTTAGAACAGGAATTGCGATCGCTCTGGGAAGAATTCGATGCGAAGGAAACCTTAGATGCACAGTTCGCGACGGCACTCGATCGACTTCAACCGCTACTGCACAATTACTATACCCAAGGCGGCACTTGGAAAATGGCGAATGTGACGGAAGCGCAGGTGAGAAAACGAATGGCTCCGGTGTTGATCGGTTCTTCGGTGCTGGGTGAGTTTGTAGAGGAGTTGATTCAGGATGCGATTCGGAAAGGATTTATTTTGCAGTTTGATTAA
- a CDS encoding SagB/ThcOx family dehydrogenase, whose translation MPDLQVSIAEHYHERTKYDPETIHAKSQALNWEEQPIPFKSYKFGTSIDLKPYLSEDPNRDGWWQRLSKLLVCSYGLTGAIPTSGEPHYLRSSPSAGGLYPAEVYLISRGTPELPAGLYNYQARTHTLLNFWESDVWTSLQSACLWNPVLEDTQLAIVVSAVFFRSVWRYQDRAYRRIFLDTGHLIGNIELACAMTDFRSHLIGGFADEALNQLLYFDPEQEGAIAVLPIADLTQIRENLPLARTALPTAPKLDYPRIPDGGLLSYFHQATQIPHNPNAKVNWKVPEAAEHSDKFNFPFCHRVSTFCDPIDWEHDLHGLEQTMIHRRSTRAFSGEPLPIGELKAVLDFAYQPQHYIEQNLDRSPDYFDLNLVETFVAVSGVTDLEDGCYYYAPKAQELRQIRFKNFRRELHFLCLGQDLGRDASAIVFHTADLRNAIEQYGDRVYRYLHMDAGHLGQRMNLAASHLGLGASGIGGFFDDQVNEVLGIPQDEAVLYITALGRCLHRASRSRQR comes from the coding sequence ATGCCGGATTTGCAAGTGTCGATCGCTGAACATTATCACGAACGCACCAAATACGACCCGGAAACGATTCACGCCAAGAGCCAAGCGCTGAACTGGGAAGAACAGCCGATCCCGTTCAAGTCGTACAAGTTTGGCACGTCGATCGATCTCAAGCCGTATCTCAGTGAAGATCCAAACCGCGATGGTTGGTGGCAGCGGCTCTCTAAGCTGTTGGTTTGTAGCTATGGGCTGACGGGCGCGATTCCAACGAGTGGCGAACCGCATTATCTGCGATCGTCTCCGTCTGCGGGTGGGCTATACCCGGCTGAAGTATATTTAATTTCTCGTGGCACTCCGGAGCTTCCGGCAGGACTCTACAATTATCAAGCGAGAACTCACACGCTGCTAAATTTCTGGGAATCGGATGTTTGGACTTCACTACAGTCAGCCTGTCTTTGGAATCCGGTTTTAGAAGATACGCAATTGGCGATCGTGGTTTCTGCGGTGTTTTTCCGATCAGTATGGCGCTACCAAGATCGAGCCTACCGCCGAATTTTTCTTGATACCGGACATTTGATCGGCAACATTGAGTTAGCTTGTGCGATGACGGATTTTCGCTCTCATCTGATTGGTGGATTTGCCGATGAAGCACTCAATCAATTGCTTTATTTTGATCCAGAGCAAGAAGGCGCGATCGCAGTGTTACCGATCGCAGATTTAACCCAGATTCGCGAAAATCTTCCCCTTGCTCGAACCGCACTGCCAACGGCACCCAAACTAGACTATCCGAGAATTCCCGATGGCGGCTTGTTGAGCTATTTTCATCAAGCAACCCAGATTCCGCACAATCCAAATGCGAAAGTCAATTGGAAAGTTCCCGAAGCTGCGGAACATTCGGATAAGTTTAATTTTCCGTTCTGTCACAGGGTTTCGACTTTCTGTGATCCGATCGATTGGGAGCACGATTTGCATGGACTCGAACAAACGATGATTCATCGTCGATCGACTCGTGCGTTTAGCGGTGAGCCTTTACCGATCGGTGAACTCAAAGCCGTTTTAGATTTCGCTTATCAACCGCAGCACTACATCGAGCAAAACCTCGATCGTTCTCCCGATTACTTCGATCTGAACCTAGTTGAAACCTTTGTCGCGGTTTCGGGTGTGACTGATCTCGAAGATGGTTGCTATTACTACGCTCCCAAAGCTCAGGAACTACGTCAGATCAGATTTAAGAACTTCCGGCGTGAACTGCATTTTCTGTGTTTAGGACAGGATTTAGGGCGGGATGCGAGTGCGATCGTGTTTCACACCGCAGATTTGAGAAATGCGATCGAGCAGTATGGCGATCGAGTTTACCGTTATCTACACATGGATGCGGGACATTTAGGACAGCGCATGAACTTAGCCGCAAGTCATCTGGGACTAGGTGCAAGTGGAATTGGTGGATTTTTTGATGATCAAGTGAATGAAGTGTTGGGAATTCCACAGGATGAAGCGGTTTTGTATATTACGGCATTAGGTCGATGCTTGCACCGCGCTTCGCGTTCGAGACAGCGATGA
- a CDS encoding pentapeptide repeat-containing protein, with translation MNTIAAKTLIARYNQGERNFENHNLEQADFFEAMLANINLAGCCLNQAYLPYANLRQANLSTAQLESAELSDAQLHQANFTNANLERAALLRADLSLANFSGANLSEANLSGANLVNANLSNADLSNADLSRANLRQANLQGANLSGANLARSTDLDLTGAIVDAFTIYPDGHRQSD, from the coding sequence ATGAACACGATCGCGGCTAAAACTTTGATCGCCAGATACAACCAGGGAGAACGAAATTTTGAAAATCATAACTTAGAACAAGCCGATTTTTTTGAAGCGATGTTAGCAAACATTAACTTGGCTGGGTGTTGCCTCAATCAGGCTTATCTCCCTTACGCCAATTTACGACAAGCAAATTTGAGCACCGCACAGTTAGAGAGTGCAGAACTCAGTGATGCTCAACTGCATCAAGCGAATTTTACTAATGCTAATTTAGAGCGGGCAGCTTTGCTCAGAGCCGATTTGAGCTTAGCAAACTTCAGTGGAGCGAATTTAAGTGAAGCAAACTTGAGCGGAGCAAATTTAGTCAATGCAAATCTGAGCAATGCCGATTTGAGCAATGCTGATTTAAGCCGTGCGAACTTACGGCAAGCGAATTTGCAGGGTGCGAATCTCAGCGGGGCAAATTTAGCGCGATCGACTGATTTGGACTTAACCGGCGCGATCGTTGATGCGTTTACCATTTACCCCGATGGACATCGCCAAAGTGATTAA
- a CDS encoding ATP-grasp enzyme, with translation MLNSKSLPSKLIAALQNILTLTALLIALPINLTIVLIAFLIGQFQKSTTPKSNAPKRILITGGKMTKALQLARSFHAAGHSVVLVETEKYWLTGHRFSNAVDRFYTVPAPKQNSEAFINALVEIVQRENIDFFVPVTSPVESYYCSLAKPELSKYCEVFHFDVGITQLLDDKFELSQKARSLNLTAPKTYQITNPQQVLDFEFDSSQYILKSIAYNSVHRLDMTKYPLESKEAMAAHLATLPISDENPWILQEFITGQEYCTHSTVRDGKVRLHCCAKSSAFQVNYEQVEHAAIQAWITTFVEALNLSGQISFDFIERSTGEVYAIECNPRTHSAITMFYNHPEVANAYLGEPLTVEPIQPLPTSKPTYWTYHEVWRLITFDRLQHRLQTILSGKDAILQTSDPIPFLMVHHWQIPLLLLNNLHHLKGWVRIDFNIGKLVEPGGD, from the coding sequence ATGCTAAATTCTAAGTCTCTTCCATCTAAGCTCATCGCAGCATTACAAAATATACTGACGCTCACAGCATTATTGATCGCGCTGCCGATTAATTTAACGATCGTGCTCATCGCCTTTCTAATCGGACAATTTCAGAAATCGACCACTCCTAAATCTAACGCTCCGAAACGCATCCTGATTACAGGCGGCAAGATGACGAAAGCTTTACAGCTTGCTCGATCGTTTCACGCTGCGGGTCATTCTGTCGTCCTAGTTGAAACCGAGAAATATTGGCTCACAGGACATCGATTTTCAAATGCAGTCGATCGCTTTTACACTGTTCCCGCACCTAAGCAAAACTCAGAAGCATTTATCAACGCCTTAGTTGAGATTGTGCAGCGGGAAAACATTGATTTCTTTGTTCCAGTTACTAGCCCAGTTGAGAGCTACTATTGTTCATTAGCAAAACCGGAATTGTCGAAATACTGTGAGGTATTCCATTTTGATGTGGGGATCACACAGCTACTAGATGATAAATTTGAACTGAGTCAAAAAGCTCGATCGCTAAATCTCACGGCTCCGAAAACCTATCAAATCACGAATCCGCAGCAAGTTCTCGATTTCGAGTTTGACTCAAGCCAATACATTCTCAAAAGCATTGCTTACAATTCGGTGCATCGATTGGATATGACTAAGTATCCATTAGAATCAAAAGAAGCAATGGCAGCACACTTAGCAACTTTGCCGATTAGTGATGAGAATCCTTGGATCTTACAAGAGTTCATTACTGGGCAAGAGTACTGCACCCATAGCACTGTGCGCGATGGTAAAGTGCGATTGCATTGTTGTGCAAAATCTTCGGCGTTTCAGGTGAACTATGAGCAAGTAGAACATGCTGCAATTCAAGCTTGGATCACAACATTCGTCGAAGCATTGAACCTTTCTGGACAGATTTCATTTGATTTTATTGAACGTTCGACGGGTGAAGTTTATGCGATCGAATGTAATCCCCGAACCCATTCTGCAATCACGATGTTCTACAATCATCCCGAAGTTGCCAATGCTTACTTAGGTGAACCCTTAACCGTAGAACCGATTCAACCCCTGCCAACGAGTAAGCCGACTTACTGGACTTATCACGAAGTTTGGAGACTAATCACCTTTGATCGATTGCAACACCGTTTACAGACGATCCTGAGCGGAAAAGATGCCATTCTGCAAACCTCTGATCCGATCCCGTTTCTGATGGTGCATCATTGGCAGATTCCATTGTTACTGCTCAATAATTTACATCACCTCAAAGGGTGGGTACGCATCGATTTTAACATTGGTAAACTCGTTGAGCCAGGCGGTGATTAA
- a CDS encoding O-methyltransferase, with product MTTITPPVARPITPLGILTAHLQTAIEQLQHSEDATESVQKALDLAIGLEEYVNACTTSESKDLKAIAQKTQREPWDQRFSDGETVRHLEQEMLSGHVEGQFLKMLVHMTRARRILDIGMFTGYSALAMAEALPNDGILVACEVDDYVASFAQNLFDQSLHGSKIQIRLAPAIETLKQLADQGESFDFVFIDADKREYVQYFQLLLDEGLLAPDGFICVDNTLLQGQPYLSERSTNGAAIAEFNRVVAEDERVEQVLVPLRDGVTLIRRV from the coding sequence ATGACAACGATTACGCCGCCTGTCGCTCGTCCGATTACACCGCTTGGAATTTTGACCGCTCATTTGCAAACCGCGATCGAGCAATTGCAACATTCAGAAGATGCCACTGAATCAGTGCAGAAAGCTTTAGATTTAGCGATCGGGCTGGAAGAGTATGTGAATGCTTGTACAACGTCTGAATCGAAAGATTTGAAAGCGATCGCCCAAAAAACACAGCGCGAACCTTGGGATCAGCGTTTTTCTGATGGTGAAACCGTCCGCCATTTAGAGCAAGAAATGCTGTCGGGTCATGTGGAAGGACAGTTCCTTAAAATGTTAGTTCACATGACTCGTGCCCGTCGCATTCTCGATATTGGAATGTTTACCGGGTATTCCGCGTTAGCAATGGCGGAAGCATTACCGAATGATGGAATTCTGGTAGCGTGTGAGGTTGATGATTATGTTGCGAGTTTTGCTCAGAATCTCTTTGATCAGTCTCTGCATGGATCAAAAATTCAGATTCGGTTAGCGCCTGCGATCGAGACTCTCAAACAACTCGCCGATCAAGGTGAATCGTTTGATTTCGTGTTCATCGATGCGGATAAGCGGGAGTATGTTCAATACTTTCAATTGCTGCTTGATGAAGGGTTATTAGCACCGGATGGGTTTATCTGTGTGGATAATACGCTGCTTCAGGGACAGCCTTATCTGAGTGAGCGATCGACGAATGGAGCTGCGATCGCAGAGTTTAATCGAGTGGTGGCAGAGGATGAACGGGTTGAACAGGTGTTAGTTCCATTGCGTGATGGGGTGACATTGATTCGACGAGTTTAG
- a CDS encoding sedoheptulose 7-phosphate cyclase, with amino-acid sequence MSSVQAKVEVTDQSFHLEGYEKIEFNLDLIEGLFEVGNSGLADNYRTLGRCLAVVDHNVDRLYGDQLRSYFEYYEIDLTVFAIEITEPTKTIDTFLKITDAFCDFNLKRKEPVLVIGGGLVLDVAGFACSAYRRSTNYIRVPSTLIGLIDAGVAIKVAVNHGKLKNRLGAYHPPKQVILDFSFLKTLPVDQIRNGMAELVKIAVVSNEEVFNLLEQHGEELLYNHFGFVGNDAELKQIGHRVNYESIKTMLELEAPNLHELMLDRVIAYGHTWSPTLELAPQIPLLHGHAVNIDMAISATIAEKRGYISALDRDRILGLMSRLGLALDHPLMEIDLMWKATQSIMLTRDGFLRAAMPRPIGTCYFVNDLTREELESAIADHKRLCADYPRAGAGIDAYVGSSELIGSAN; translated from the coding sequence ATGAGTTCTGTTCAGGCAAAAGTAGAAGTAACGGATCAATCATTCCATTTGGAAGGATACGAAAAGATCGAGTTTAATTTGGATCTGATTGAAGGGTTATTTGAAGTCGGTAATTCAGGATTGGCAGACAATTATCGCACTCTGGGGCGTTGTTTAGCCGTGGTCGATCACAATGTCGATCGACTCTATGGCGACCAGCTTCGATCTTATTTTGAATACTATGAAATTGATTTAACCGTATTTGCGATCGAGATTACGGAACCTACAAAAACGATCGACACGTTTCTGAAGATTACGGATGCGTTTTGCGACTTTAATTTGAAGCGCAAGGAACCAGTTCTGGTGATTGGGGGTGGACTGGTTTTAGATGTGGCGGGCTTCGCCTGTTCTGCGTATCGAAGAAGCACAAATTACATCCGAGTTCCGTCTACTTTGATCGGATTAATTGATGCAGGTGTGGCGATCAAAGTTGCAGTGAATCACGGCAAATTGAAGAATCGCTTGGGGGCATATCATCCACCAAAACAGGTGATTCTCGACTTTTCATTTCTCAAAACATTGCCGGTTGATCAAATCCGAAATGGTATGGCGGAGTTGGTGAAAATTGCTGTTGTTTCCAATGAGGAAGTTTTCAACTTATTGGAACAGCATGGTGAGGAGTTGCTTTACAACCATTTTGGATTCGTTGGCAATGATGCTGAATTGAAGCAAATTGGACATCGAGTAAACTACGAATCGATCAAGACCATGCTGGAGTTAGAAGCTCCGAATCTGCATGAATTGATGCTCGATCGAGTGATTGCTTACGGTCATACTTGGAGTCCGACGCTCGAACTCGCTCCCCAAATTCCACTGTTACACGGTCATGCGGTGAACATTGACATGGCAATTTCAGCCACGATCGCTGAAAAACGCGGCTACATTTCAGCACTCGATCGCGATCGTATTCTCGGTTTGATGAGTCGTTTGGGACTTGCATTAGATCACCCGTTGATGGAAATTGATCTGATGTGGAAAGCAACACAATCGATCATGCTGACCCGCGATGGATTCTTAAGAGCCGCAATGCCGCGCCCGATTGGAACTTGCTACTTTGTGAATGATTTGACTCGTGAAGAGTTGGAAAGCGCGATCGCAGATCACAAACGCCTGTGTGCGGACTATCCGCGTGCTGGTGCAGGAATTGATGCCTATGTGGGTAGCAGTGAACTGATCGGGAGCGCGAACTAG
- a CDS encoding gamma-glutamyltransferase family protein: MKTNSEERFSIAEQIDRYPYAAKRYVVMGTQGAVATSQPLATLAGIQMLLAGGNAIDAAVATAIALTVVEPTSNGIGSDAFALVWDGKLHSLNASGRSPQNLPIQSFLDAPKMPNLGWGTVTVPGAVSAWIALSKRWGKLPFEQLFEPAIRYAEQGFPVSPETARAWKRAEQIFTKLSGAEFQPFQSVFFPTGRAPRAGEVWNSPNHAKTLRSIAQSQGESFYRGELADAIAQFAEQTGGFLDRTDLANHQCDWVDPISTNYRGVTVWETPPNTHGIATLIALNILEGFELSKYPRDSVESFHLQIEAMKLAFVEVDRHVGDPRSMRVSHTDLLDKAYAAKRRQLITNTALSTITSGLPKGGTVYLAAADQDLMVSFIQSNYAGFGSGILIPGTGIALQNRASNFSTEAGHPNQVAPGKRPYHTIIPGFLSIEDQPIGAFGVMGGFMQPQGHLQMVVNLVDYGMNPQTALDAPRWRWVANNQVLLERSISSDIAIALSDRHHAIQMTAEPSAFGRGQVILKDNNVLIAGSESRADGCAIAL, from the coding sequence TTGAAGACTAATTCTGAAGAAAGATTTTCTATCGCAGAACAGATTGACCGTTATCCTTACGCTGCAAAGCGTTACGTCGTAATGGGAACCCAAGGAGCAGTCGCGACGAGTCAACCTTTAGCAACGTTAGCAGGAATACAAATGCTGTTAGCAGGTGGCAACGCGATCGATGCTGCGGTTGCGACTGCGATCGCGCTCACGGTCGTCGAACCCACCTCAAATGGCATTGGCTCTGATGCTTTCGCGCTCGTTTGGGATGGAAAACTTCACAGCTTAAATGCCTCCGGTCGAAGTCCGCAGAATTTACCAATCCAAAGCTTTCTCGATGCGCCAAAGATGCCCAATTTAGGCTGGGGAACGGTGACGGTTCCCGGTGCAGTTTCAGCGTGGATCGCGCTGTCTAAGCGTTGGGGAAAGCTCCCGTTTGAACAATTGTTTGAACCTGCAATTCGTTACGCGGAACAAGGCTTTCCCGTGTCTCCTGAAACTGCAAGAGCTTGGAAACGAGCCGAACAGATTTTTACTAAACTCTCTGGAGCCGAATTTCAACCGTTTCAATCTGTGTTTTTTCCAACAGGTCGCGCTCCTCGTGCGGGCGAAGTTTGGAACAGTCCGAATCATGCGAAAACATTACGATCGATTGCTCAATCTCAAGGCGAATCCTTTTATCGAGGCGAACTCGCAGACGCAATCGCACAATTCGCAGAACAGACCGGAGGATTTCTCGATCGCACTGATTTAGCGAATCATCAATGTGATTGGGTTGATCCGATTTCAACAAACTATCGAGGTGTTACCGTTTGGGAAACGCCACCCAACACACACGGTATTGCTACCTTAATTGCATTGAACATTCTAGAAGGCTTTGAACTATCAAAATACCCGCGTGATTCAGTGGAGAGCTTTCATCTGCAAATTGAAGCGATGAAATTAGCGTTTGTGGAAGTCGATCGACATGTTGGTGATCCGCGATCGATGCGCGTTTCTCACACTGATTTACTCGATAAAGCTTATGCCGCCAAAAGAAGACAATTGATCACTAATACAGCATTATCTACTATCACTTCAGGACTTCCGAAAGGTGGAACAGTCTATTTAGCAGCAGCAGACCAAGATCTGATGGTATCATTTATTCAATCGAACTATGCTGGCTTTGGTAGTGGAATTCTCATTCCGGGTACAGGAATTGCACTACAAAATCGTGCTAGTAACTTCTCAACTGAAGCAGGACATCCAAATCAAGTTGCACCTGGCAAACGTCCTTATCACACGATTATCCCAGGATTTCTAAGCATCGAAGATCAGCCGATTGGTGCTTTCGGTGTAATGGGTGGCTTTATGCAGCCTCAAGGACATTTACAGATGGTCGTGAACTTGGTGGACTATGGCATGAATCCGCAAACTGCTCTAGATGCTCCTCGCTGGCGATGGGTTGCAAACAATCAGGTACTTTTAGAGCGATCGATTTCTTCTGATATTGCGATCGCACTTTCCGATCGACACCATGCCATTCAAATGACTGCTGAACCCAGCGCTTTCGGTCGAGGACAAGTCATTCTCAAAGACAACAATGTTTTGATTGCAGGGTCAGAATCGAGAGCGGATGGATGTGCGATCGCGCTTTAG